A stretch of DNA from Leptolyngbyaceae cyanobacterium:
TGGTGCATCTGGGCTTACCGAATCGGTAAAGCAAATTGTGGAAAGAGCTACCTTATTAGTAGGAAGCGATCGCCACTTGAATTATTTTCCCAACCACCCAGCAGAACGAATTTACTTTGGCGATATCACATCGGCAATTCGGCAAATTTCCCGCCGTTTGTCTGGGAATGAAATAATAGTAATTTTGGTGACGGGCGATCCTTTATTTTTTGGGTTAGGGCGTCTGCTACTGGCGGAACTTCCACCAGATGAATTAACTTTTCATCCTCATATCAGTTCTATTCAACTAGCTTTCAATCGAATCAAATTACCTTGGCAAGATGCGCGGGTAATTAGCGCTCACGGACGTTCTTTTGATGAGCTTACCGAAGTATTGCAGCAAGGTGCAAGCAAAATAGCCGTGCTGACGGATGAAATTCATTCTCCCCACGCCATAGCACGCCTGCTACTATCTTTAGATTTACCCAGTCAATACCAATTTTGGATTTGCGAAAACTTAGGCGGTATGGATGAACGGGTAGAGTGTTTGCCAATGGCAGATGTGCTAGATCGCACCTTTGCCCCCTTAAATGTAGTGGTATTACTGCGGCAAACTAACTCATCTGTAGAGGAAATAAATTTAGAAACCCTACCGACAATTGGGTTACCCGATTCTAGCTTTCTTTGTTTTAGCGATCGTCCTGGCTTGATGACCAAGCGAGAAATTCGCATCTTAATTTTAGGAGAACTAGCATTAAAAGACGGTCAAACCATCTGGGATGTGGGTGCAGGGACTGGTTCGGTTTCCATTGAAATTGCTCGACTATTTCCCACCTCATCAGTGTACGCGATCGAAAAAACCTCTGCCGGTACCGCCTTGATCGAGCAAAATTGTCGCCGCTTACAAGTAAACAACGTGATTTCCATTCACGGTAATGCTCCTAGCATTTTATATCAGCTAGCCCAGCCCGATCGCATTTTCATCGGTGGTAGTGGTGGCAATTTAAGAGAAATTTTAAATATCTGTGGCGTTCAACTAGTTTCTAGCGGCGTATTAGTGTTAGCTCTTGCCACTTTAGAACATCTTAATATCGCTCTCGACTGGTTGAGCGAAAGAGAATGGAATTACCAATTATTACAAGTTAACTTATCTCGCTCTGTACCAGTCGGATCTTTAACCCGGTTTTCTCCCCTCAATCCCGTGACGATTTTGACTGCCAGTAAAAAATAATGGCAGGGGCTAGGGGTTATGGGGTAGACAGAAAGGGGAAAGAGAATAGTAGAATTTTAGTTTCTAAGTTACGCGATCGGTAATATCTTAGTCTCTTGAATTAAAAAACTTCTGCCTATAACCGTGAAAAGTATAATAAAACTCCGATTGTTGCCAATAAACAGAAAATTCCCGATGCGCCAGCTAAAGGTTTCTCAGCTAAACCAGTCATCCAGGGAGAAACTTTCCCCGTATACTTAATCAATTGTGCCGTATCGGTAGTGGCAATACCCCAAATCCAACCGGCGTGTAAACCCCAAGCCAAACCTAAGTAACCATTATCAATCCAACGAGCCAATACTAACACCATTCCCATCAACCAAAGCCCTGGTAATTGCGGCAAAGTTTCGCGAATTTCCCAAACTAGGTGTAATACGGCAAAAATCAAACTAGAAACGATCGCTGTTACCCAGATAGAATAATCCTGCTGAAGTTCGGTTACTAAGAAGCCTCGAAAAATTAACTCCTCTGTCCCGCTAATCCATAACCCTAATAATAAAGTTGTTGCCAAAGTCGGCAAAAGTTGGCTGGCATTTTTCCAGCGCCAACTAATCCAACCCAGCGCCCATTCAATGGTAAATATACCAATAATACTAATTACCCCTAAAGCTAATCCCAGCAAGAGAGAAATTAAAATAGAGGGTTGCCAATTTAATCCATAACTTGAGAAAGACACTCCCTCCAGCCTGGCGATTCCCCACAATAAAAGGGGTGCAATCAGATAAAGAGGTGCCAATAAAGGCAGCTTTTGTGCTGCCTCCAAAGGCTTTGGCGGATGCCAATTAAGGGCAATTGCCACGGGAATACCTACGGGCAACCAACATCCAATCCAAGCTAAAAAAAAAGCGATCGCTCTCAAGAATGCTGGAGCTTCAGCAAAAAACAACCGCATCTAGCTAATTGTTCCTCGTGCGTTCAACGTGATTTGTACCATTTGTCAATAGTCATTAGTCATTTAACTTTTTCCATGACCAATGACCTTTTGACTAACGATCTTTTAGATTTTATTCCTCGTCGTCGGATTCATCAGAGGAGGCAGATCCCTTACCATTTGTCGAACCATTTTTATCAGCGTCAACTTGGATCAAGTGAATGTGCTTGTAGCCCAACTTGATTTCAAATTCATCGCCTGGTTTTAATCCCATTGCCTCTGTATAGGTAGAACCTATCACGATTTGGCCGTTTTTATGGACGCTTACCCGATAAGTAGCTTCCCGACCGCGACCGTCTTTTGAAGAGTCTGGGTCGAGAGGAATACCCCGTGCTGCTAGCAAAGCGTCATAAAAATCTGTTAAGTTAACGCGAGTCTCATTATTTTTAGTAACGCTATAGTAGCCACAAGCCTTAGCGGTTTCCCGGCGCGATAAATGGGAAAGTTCTTTGACTTTTTGAAGTAGTGCCTTTCCTGTTAGTGGTGCTGTTACAGTTTCAGTCATCGGTTTGCGAAATATCCAGTCTTTAACTTAGTTAATCGAGTGGGTCCTCAGCAGAACCCTACTAATGAATATATCGTTAAATGGGGTAAGTTTGGCAACTATTTTTATTAACTTATCTGAAAAATAAAATATTTATTTTCCCCGCGACAACTTTTAGCTAGATCGGAAAGGCTTAGGTGACTAATTAACAAGGGTAACCAGCGAGATTTTCTCTCAAAAATATACATTATGCTACATATTTTAGAGTAAATGTCTACAAAGATCGAAGTTTTGACTCGGAATGATGCTGCTCGATTGCATATTTATAAGGTATGCAAACTTGGTATCGAAGATATCAGGGCCATATTTAAAAGAAAAATCTATCTTTGAGAACATTTACTGAAAGACACACATATATGTTTCTGGTATAAGGCTACGAGCTAAGAAAACAAAAAACAGCATCAGATTGCCAACAAAGCCTTACTATACTGTGCTTGGCAATAGAACAGATATTCAGCCTTAAACTAGAAAGAGTAACGCTTTAATCTTTGTCAGATCGGGACACCAGATCGAGCGTGACACCCCTGAGTAGAAAAAAGTGCTTTTTCTAGTGCGGGTTTAAATATTGACATGAAGGTTCAAAACGATGCAAGTCCTATTTAAAATTTTTAGGCAAAGTCAAAATACGCCTTATCGCTTTCAGACTTATATTTTGGATGTTCAGCCTGGAAATACGATTCTAGAGTGTCTAAATCGCATCAAATGGGAGCAAGATGGGACTTTAGCTTTTCGGAAAAATTGCCGCAATACTATTTGTGGGAGTTGCGCGATGCGGATCGATGGTCGCTCGGCGTTAGCTTGCAAAGAAAATGTGGGGGATGAACTAGCTAGACTAAAAAAATCAGCTACTAATGATATACCTTCTCAATCTTTACCAGAAATTACCATTGAGCCGATGGGAAATATGCCAGTACTGAAAGATTTGGTAGTGGATATGAAGAGTTTCTGGGACAATCTAGAGGCTGTCGAGCCTTATGTTAGTACTGGCGCAAGGAAAATCCCAGAACGAGAATTTCTACAAACTCCGGAAGAAAGAGCCAAGCTAGACCAAACTGGTAATTGTATTCTTTGCGGTGCTTGTTATTCGGAATGCAATGCTCGCGAGGTTAACTCTGATTTTGTCGGGCCTCATGCGTTGGCAAAAGCTTATCGCATGGTAGCAGATTCTCGCGATGGGGAAACCGAAACTCGATTAGAAAAATACAATCGAGGTACTCAAGGAGTATGGGGTTGCACTCGCTGCTTTTACTGTAATGCGGTTTGCCCGATGGATGTCGCGCCGATGGATCAGATTGGCAAAATTAAGGGGGAAATTCTCGATCGCAAAAACGAACAAGCCAGTCGGTCAATTCGCCACCGCAAGGTATTGATCGACCTGGTAAAAGAAGGAGGCTGGATCGACGAACGGAAATTTGGCCTACAAGTGGTTGGTAACTATTTAAAAGATATAAAAGGTTTGGTTAGCTTGGGGCCATTAGGATTGAGGATGCTGATGCGCGGGAAATTCCCACTGGATTTTCATCCTTCCGAAGGAACCGAACAAGTGCGAGCGCTCATCGAATCCGTTCGAGATGTGAACTACCTACGCTGACTCTTCGAGTACAGCGCAGGCTTCTGACTTCACGGGGGATTGCCTTAGCTTAGACTTACGTCCTCGCTTCGGACTCACATCCCCTCCATCAGCAGCAGTCCTGGTTCCCAAGACCGATAACATTCCGATTCCCTCTGCTCTGATATTGATGGCAGCATTACCGTCTCGATCGTGATGAGTACCGCAACTCGGACAAATCCAAGTCCTGACATCTAGGGGCATTTCCCCCACCTGATAGTGACAATTAGAGCAGAGTTTAGAACTGGGAAACCATCGGTCAATTTCTACCAGCACCTTACCTTCACGGTCTAGCTTGTATGAGAGGAAATAAAATATCGGGCGCAACAACTGCGTTGTTTTAAATCGCCCCGATCTATAGCGGGGGATTTATCCACCCCCAAACCCCCATCAGTTAAAAACTCGGTTTCTTTTCTTTGAGATATATTTTTCGGTGCGGGTCTCAGAGATATAATCAGTTATTTCTATGTTAAATTTCCGCCTTTAGCTAAAATTCCCCGTAACCAGTCCGGCGACGAGTAGCACTAGCCAAAGCTCGTAAAGCGTAAGTACCGGATTCGCCTGCCTGATATGAATTGGCAAGTAAAAAATAAGTGCCTGAAATCGGTAAAGTGGCTACAATCCTGGCATTTTTACCACCTCCGGAGTCGTCATCTTGGGCAAGTTCGCGACCATTGGGTGCTACTAAAATCAAAAATGGGTCGATTTCCTGGCTTCTCATATCAATCACCACCTGTTGACCGGCACTTCCTTCAAACCTGTAAACTTTGAAAAAGCTGTTATCTACAGGTAAAACGTTATCGCCAGGGCCAAGTCGGTCGTTGATGATGCGTCCGTTCAATACTATTTGTTGAGCTTCTCTTACCCCAGTTGGTCTTGATTGCCGAGTAGCTACTCTCGAAGCGCGACCGGAACGCACGGCGGTTAGAAAAGGTTGAATGCGGTCTACACCGATCGCAAATCCAATGCCAATATTGCCACCAGCCCGACTGTTAGTAAAAATGGCCGTATTGACGCCGATTAATTCTCCTTGGCTGTTGAGGAGTGGCCCTCCCGAATTGCCGGGATTGATGGCAGCATCGGTTTGAATTAGACCGCGATCGCGATCGATGCGACTGACAATCCCAACCGTAAAAGTCCCGGCAAATCTGCCGAATGGATTGCCGATCGCGAAGGCTCGCTGACCCACCTGCACTCCACCCGAACGGGCTAACCGAACGGTAGGCAAATTACTCGCACCGCGAATTTTCACTACTGCTAAGTCAACGCCGTTATTAGCAAAGGCAAGCACATCGGCGGGAAATCGTCTCCCATCAGCTAAACTAACGGTGAGATTCCGACGGATGTTTTGTACTACGTGGGCATTTGTCAAAACTAAACCATCTGGGCTAATAATGCTGCCACTTCCGGTGATATTACCGACGCCGATCGATACTACTGCCGGACTAGCTCGTTGATAAACCCGCACGTTTGTTTGTTCGTCAACATCTTGAGCATACGCAGTAGTTGAATAGAGCGGTACTAGACTGGATATGGCGATAGCGCTAATCCCAGTCAAACCAATGACCGCTCTAGCAGCTAATATAGTTGAAGCAAATAAAGGTAGTAGTTTGGTGTTCATCCTTCAACTAGGATGTAATAGTTGTGTGTTGTTGTGATATTTGAATAGATAAATTGCCTGTTGTGTTCCTTGTCTTCAGTTCCTTTTTTATATTTTATAATTTAACGGATCGCGTTAACTTTTATTTCTATAATATCTGCTTCTATAATATCTGCTGAAAAAGCGATTTTTAACGAGGGTCGATCGGTAAGTTCAACCGTCTGCCAAAGCGATCGTATACTAAAATATCCCATTGACCCCGGATACTCGATTCAAAAGCAACTATATTGCCGTCGGCACTAATGGTGGGATTTCTGACTTCTGCTGGCAGATTAGCGGTTAAGTTTCGTAATTGACGGGTTTGTCGATCGTAAAGAGCAATACCGGATCTACCTTGGCGAGTAGTAGCGAAGACGATGTAACGACCATCTTGAGAAGCTGATGGATGAGATGCGATCGCATCTGGTGCGTTTAATCCCGGCAAATCGATCAACCGCTTTTCTACTACATCATAAAGATAAATATTTTGACGCCGCCGACGGTCAGAACTAAACACGATGTAACGACCGCTAATTTGCGGTTCCACATCCCCGCCCGGACTGTTAATCGAGTTTTCTCCTACATCAAAAGGAAGTGGTTGCGCGATCGGATAACCGCTACAACCATTCAAGTTAACGGTAGCAATAGCAGTAATTAGCACGAACAGACAAGATTTTGATTTTTTAAGTACCATCAATTCTGCAATCTAAAATCTAAAATCTAAAATTGATTAACTGGTGGACTACTCGGTGTGTCCAATTCAATATCCGGCCCTCGATCGATTAATTCAATATCCCATTCACCGCGCCTACCGCTTTCAAACACGATATAACGACCGTCAGGACTGATATTGGGATTTCTCACTTGTCCTCGATACCATAGCGTGAGGGGTTGGGAATGTCGGGTAGTGCGATCGTAAACAGCAATGGCTGGTTTACCGTTGCGATCGGCCAGATAAGCGATGTAGCGCCCGGTATAACTGAGGCTGGGACTTTGAGCGATCGAACCCGAACGATTTAAACCAGGTAAATCAGATAGCCTTTGTTCTTGCAAATCGTACAACAAAATCCGCCGCCGACCATTTCGATTAGAAACAAAAGCTAAAAACCGACCGTTGCCACTCAACGTCGGTTGTTCCTCATTGTAAAAACTATTCAAGGATGTTGAACCAAGAGGGATTTGAATCTCGCTACATCCTACGGCTAAGAAAGTCATAAATAAGCCTATAGCCCCCCTTTGCCAACCGTGGGGGAAGGATACGGCCATTTATTTTCTCACCTCAGTACTCAAACGCCAGCTTGTCACCATTTAGTAATCGAAATTACTGGAGTTATCTTCTTCTTCATTAGGATTGATGGGCTGATAATCAACATAGTCCCCTGTTGGTTTAGTCTCTGTGCTTCTGGTTGGGCGTTCGGAAGAGACATCCGTAGCAGAACGACGGCGGGGACGAGAAGAAGTTGTTTCCGGTCTGCGGTTGTCGGAGCGAGGAGGACGGTTAGAAGGACGGCGAGCAGATACTTCTTCATCATTGCTGGTATCTTCTCTCACATCTCCCCAATCATCTTTCAGTTCCGGCGGAATTTCCGGACGGGGACGACGTTTGCGGCGGACTTCCCCTTCCGATCCGATTCTATCTAAATCCGACCCCCGACTAGAAGGCCGACGACGGTTTTGGCTATCATAACCGTTGCGCGAGGAGCGGCTATCTTGACTACCTCGAATGCGGGGACGGCTGATATCAATATCTTCTTCTGGAGGAGCTAATTCTTCTAGGTCAGCCCGATAAACTTTATATTCTCTACTAACACGGCGTTCGTCATCCACAATAGGTGTATTGCGTTTTGCTTGTTCTGTGGAAACTTTCCGCAAACGAACATTTTCGACAGCGAAGAAAATGGTAGCTCCTGTCAGCAAAACCTGACCGAACTGCATGATCGGATCGAACCGCCATCCATATACCAGCAAAATACCGCCGCAGAGTAAAGAGACGGCTGAAAAAAAGATGTCGTGATCTCTGGATAGTTCTGGACGCCAGGATCTCATAGCGTATAAGGCTGTTCCGGCTACTGCCAGAACAATACCAGACATACTCGCTAAATTAAAATTAACGTTGATCATTGTCTTAAGCCTCAGTCAGTCCTATGGTAGCGAGCGAACAGCCACAATTCCACTCTAGCGTGACATATTTTATTTTATGTTTTTGCTTTATTAGCTTTTAATCAAGCTTGTTGATTCGATCGATTTTTGATGCTAGCAAAAAGTTTGCCGAAAACAGACAGCGATCCAAATATGCGATCGATTTGAGAAAAACCGTGACGATCGGTAATCCAGTCGCACAATGGCAGTAAATGATGATTCTGCTATGTAGCATTCCTAAATTTGCAACGGGAAAATTTAAGATTGATACTTTTCTGCTTGATTTGCTTCGTTTCAGATGGCCTGTCAGTGATTTATCAAGCAAAATGGACGCTTTTTCTATAATTTTTAAGCGTCCGGTTGCTATATTCTATTTTTTTGATTCAAATTGAAAAGATCCTGAAGGCGATCTTTGGGATTGCTAAGACAATAGGCTCGGACTAGGAACGCTGAATTTTATCTTTTTGGCTAATAAATACTAAGCCAACTACTACAGGAATCACGACAATTAATAAACCAGCGAGCAAGCTGTACAGGAAATTTGCTAATGAAGGTGTCATAGGTTTTGGCCCTCTGTATAGAAGAATATCGTTTTCTAATTTTAGCGATCGGGTGTCCCCTTGAAAAGCTAGGTGCAACAGCACTTACTAGTAAGGGATAGGATCTAAACGGACTAGTTTAATGAGAGAAGTAGATCGATTTTGTCATGAATCTTAAAATTAAGCTAGTGCGATCGTTTTAGAAAAAGCTTCCGATATCAAACATCAATCAGTTATGACAAGTACCTTCGTTGTTAGTTTCATTCTCGGTTCCCTGCTGGGAATCATGACTCTCCTGTTTATCTTGCGGATCGTACTAACTTGGTATCCCCAAATCAATCTCAATCAATTTCCTTGGAACGCGATCGCTTGGCCAACAGAACCTTTTCTCGCCATCACTAGAAAAGTTATCCCACCTTTAGGAGGCGTGGACATTACTCCCATTATCTGGGTGGGAATTTGTAGCCTGTTGCGGGAAATCCTGATCGGGCAGCAAGGACTATTAACCATGATGGCCAATCGCTGAAGGATGAAGGATGAAGGGTAAAGGATGAAGGATGAAGGGTAAAAACTAGTTTATTTTTTCTATCTCCCCATCCCCCATCCTCCCATCTCCCCATCCCCCCATCTCCCATCTCCCCATCCCCCCATCTCCCACCTCCCTCTCATCCCTTCTTCTGCCCTCCTTCGTTTTGCAGCATCATTTGCTCGACGAAATTGGTATAAACTTCACCTTTGAGAAAGGCGGGGTTTTCCAGAATTTTTTGATGGAAACTAATTGTAGTGGGTAATCCAGTGATCGCGCACTCCCGCAGGGCGCGTTTCATACGGCTGATCGCGCCAGCGCGATCGGGTGCCCACACGACTAATTTACCGATCAGAGAATCGTAATAAGCCGGAATATCGTAATCGGTATAAACGTGGGAGTCCATGCGGACACCGGTGCCACCAGGAGGCAGATAGCCGCTTATTCTACCGGGACAAGGACGGAAATTGCGATCGGGGTCTTCTGCATTGACGCGGCATTCGATCGAATGACCCCGCAGCACTACCCGATCTTGAGTTAAGCAGAGTTTCTCCCCTTGAGCAACTCTGATTTGTTCTGCAATCAAATCTAAACCCGTAATCATTTCGGTGACGGGATGTTCTACTTGGATGCGAGTATTCATTTCCATAAAGTAGAAGTTACCCGACTTATCCAAGAGAAACTCAACCGTACCTGCACCCACGTAATTAATTGATTTAGCTGCCATCACCGCCGCCGCCCCCATTTTTTCCCGCAATTCAGGGCTAAGGGCGGGACTAGGCGCCTCTTCCAACAATTTTTGATGGCGACGCTGGATAGAACAGTCTCTTTCTCCCAAGTGGATTACATTACCGTAACTATCCGCCATGATTTGAAATTCGATGTGGCGGGGGCGTTCGATAAATTTTTCTAGATAAACTCCTGAGTTGCCAAAAGCGGCTTCTGCTTCTCCTTGGGCGGCTTGAAATAGTTTGAGGAAGTCCGATTCTTCTTTTACCAAGCGCATCCCCCTTCCGCCACCTCCAGCAGTAGCTTTGATCATGACGGGATAGCCGATTTCGCTAGCTACAATGAGGGCTTCTTTCTCATCAGTGATTAACCCATCGCTACCGGGAACGGTGGGAACGCCCACCCGCTTCATCGTGTCTTTGGCAGTTGATTTATCTCCCATTGCCCGGATCGCTTCTGGTGATGGCCCAATAAAGGCAATCTGGTGATCGGCACAAATTTCGGCAAATCGAGCATTTTCTGCCAAAAAACCATAACCTGGGTGAATTGCCGTGGCATTGCGCGTTAGGGCTGCTGCAATGATGTTAGGAATATTGAGATAACTTTTGCTGCTGGGGGGTTCGCCGATACAAACAGCTTCGTCTGCCAGCTGGACGTGCAAAGCGTGGCGATCGATGGTAGAGTGAACGGCAACAGTAGCTATCCCCATTTCTTCGCAGGTGCGGAGAATGCGAAGGGCAATTTCCCCACGATTAGCAATTAAAATCTTAGAAAAACGCATTTCTAGCTTTTGTCTCAAGCAATAGCAGTAAGTCTTTGATTGAATTTATGAAGCAACTTGGAAGGCTTCTGGATGGCAACACCTAGCCTGGAGGTAACTACCTTTTAGGCTTCGGCTGTTAATCCTATCATGGTGCCGAGTATTACTTGTTTGTCAGTTGTGAGAGTCTACCCTTTGGGGTGCGATCGTTTAATTAATCGCAACATTATGGAGTAATCCGCGACGGGTAGCGAATCGTCGGAAAAACTTTGTACCAATGCCGCTGTTATAGGTTATGATTGCAAAGGCGAACGAAAGTAAGCTATCATAAACTTCGGTGGATTAAATTCACCAAGCAAGCGCGGATGTGGCGGAATTGGTATACGCGCACGCTTGAGGTGCGTGTGGCTTTGCCTTGCGAGTTCGAGTCTCGCCATCCGCATAATCTTTTAAACTGTGGCAGATTAAATTGACGTTTTATCGTCTAAAAACCTAGAAGTAATTTTTTATATCACTTCTAGGTTTCCTTTTTAAAAGGTATTGAATAATTAATACTATAGTTCGTTTACTTTCCCCCTACTTGCTCGGAAATCCACCCTAGATAAGGTGCAAAACCAGCAACTAAAGGCAAAGCAATAATTTCCGGGACTTCATAAGAATGCAACTCTTTTATTCTGGCTGCCAGAGATTCAAATTTACTCAAATCCGTTTTAATTAGCAATTGCCATTCCTCATCTTTATTCACTTTTCCTTGCCAAGTGTAAATTGAATTAATAGGCATGAAGCTGACACAAGCTGCTAGTTTTGATTCTACCAAATTTTGCGCGATCGTTTCCGCTTCTTCCCGGTCAGGAGTCGTTACCAATACCACTGTGCAACTTATTTTTTCTAATCTATTTTCCATTACAAGATACCATTTTGAAAATACTTATGGTTCTCAAGATTACAGATAGGTTTACTATCGGATTAATTAGCATTTAAATATAAAAAATTTTTGCTATCCGTCGGTAGAATCGATTTGGCAAATTGAGTACCTTCAACATTTGCACCAATTAAACTTGCATCTGTCAAGTCAGCATCTGTCAAATCTGCTTCATTTAATCTCGTCCATTTTAGATTTGCCTTTTCCAAACAAGCTTTTGTTAAATTTGCACCTGTCAAATCTGCACCTGTCAAATTCGCGCTACGAAGCAACGCTTCCCTGAGATTCGCGCCAATTAAATTAGCACCTTCTAGATTTACTCCACTCAATTTAGCATAGCTAAAATCTATTCTTTCTAATTCAACACCACTTAAATCTACACCATTCAACAATGCCTTACTAAACTGAACACCATTTAACAAGCATCCGTAAAGCATCGCACCACTCAGTCTTGCACCGCGTAAATTTGCCCAGTTCAAATTAGCCCCGCTGAGATTTGCACTCCGCAGATTTATTCTCTCCAAATTTGCCCCGCATAGATTTGCACCCCAAAGATTAGCACCTCGAAAATTAGCACCTTTGAGATTGGCGCCGCTGAGGTTTGCTCCTGGTAATTTTGATTTAACAAAAAAAGCTCCATTAAGTTGAGCTTTCATTAAATCTGCTTCTACTAGTTTAGTGTCTCCCATTTTAGCAAAAGTCAGATTAGCCCAATTTAAGTAAGCTCCACTTAAATCTGATTTTATTAAATAAGCTCGACAAAGATTAGCCCCTCTGAGATTCGCACCTGTAAGGTTTACACCTGTTAAGACGATTCCTGATAAATCAGAGCCACTTAAATCTACATCAGCAAAATTTCTATTTCCTTGTTCGTAAAGACTGATGAGTTCGCTAACTTCCATATCGTTTTTACCTGTGGTTATGGG
This window harbors:
- a CDS encoding pentapeptide repeat-containing protein, whose translation is MEVSELISLYEQGNRNFADVDLSGSDLSGIVLTGVNLTGANLRGANLCRAYLIKSDLSGAYLNWANLTFAKMGDTKLVEADLMKAQLNGAFFVKSKLPGANLSGANLKGANFRGANLWGANLCGANLERINLRSANLSGANLNWANLRGARLSGAMLYGCLLNGVQFSKALLNGVDLSGVELERIDFSYAKLSGVNLEGANLIGANLREALLRSANLTGADLTGANLTKACLEKANLKWTRLNEADLTDADLTDASLIGANVEGTQFAKSILPTDSKNFLYLNAN
- the cutA gene encoding divalent-cation tolerance protein CutA, encoding MENRLEKISCTVVLVTTPDREEAETIAQNLVESKLAACVSFMPINSIYTWQGKVNKDEEWQLLIKTDLSKFESLAARIKELHSYEVPEIIALPLVAGFAPYLGWISEQVGGK
- the accC gene encoding acetyl-CoA carboxylase biotin carboxylase subunit, which produces MRFSKILIANRGEIALRILRTCEEMGIATVAVHSTIDRHALHVQLADEAVCIGEPPSSKSYLNIPNIIAAALTRNATAIHPGYGFLAENARFAEICADHQIAFIGPSPEAIRAMGDKSTAKDTMKRVGVPTVPGSDGLITDEKEALIVASEIGYPVMIKATAGGGGRGMRLVKEESDFLKLFQAAQGEAEAAFGNSGVYLEKFIERPRHIEFQIMADSYGNVIHLGERDCSIQRRHQKLLEEAPSPALSPELREKMGAAAVMAAKSINYVGAGTVEFLLDKSGNFYFMEMNTRIQVEHPVTEMITGLDLIAEQIRVAQGEKLCLTQDRVVLRGHSIECRVNAEDPDRNFRPCPGRISGYLPPGGTGVRMDSHVYTDYDIPAYYDSLIGKLVVWAPDRAGAISRMKRALRECAITGLPTTISFHQKILENPAFLKGEVYTNFVEQMMLQNEGGQKKG